A DNA window from Actinomycetota bacterium contains the following coding sequences:
- a CDS encoding BatA and WFA domain-containing protein → MNLAVPIGLGAAALAVPLVVWYLLRSRRPAVRVASTYLWGHTDRSVTAAVPWQRFRPDATFWLVLLAILAGAVALARPFVTVPAELGDHTILIVDASASMLADEEGPTRLELARREADELVARMSPGQEISVVEASSRARVLLSASSDPAAIRRALRAVRPTHGAADLVDAFTLAAALQRPAQSTVLHLLTDGAVPTEAQAAVPEELVVTAVGIDRPNLAVTRLSAVPLGAGTNQALVQVRNLGQLGADAVLTLSVDGIDVVEETVHLAPRGTEDRVLTVPAGDGEILRARVEPVGTDVTGVAVGDALGLDDQAFAVLAAPRELTVMIAGPGNVFLEAAFAAVPGVTVQTSPVVPTNLLEVDLLVVDRVAAPGAPTLPTLYVAPAEPPAGVVASGEVELPPVTFQDPAHELLADVDLSEIAIAAATSYDAAALAQVVGGPDGALVQAGRLDGAPVVLVGFDLLQSNLPLLTAWPVFVANAVSWLAGPPATAPAIAGSTVALPADAPGADGDGAITVAPPSGDPVSVDPLRPQLLVDQVGVWRIEGGSDAAPAAIAVNAEPTEADLSRARPDPVEARAEADVVRSGAAEGRRSFAPWLVLAVAVLAAAEWLWVHVGRRWRSRHGGSGRERGPVRRGRFGRGRGAEPADAAGGAA, encoded by the coding sequence GTGAACCTCGCGGTCCCCATCGGCCTCGGGGCCGCCGCCCTCGCGGTCCCTCTGGTGGTCTGGTACCTGCTGCGCTCGCGCCGTCCCGCCGTCCGGGTCGCCTCGACCTACCTCTGGGGGCACACCGATCGGTCCGTGACCGCCGCCGTGCCCTGGCAGCGCTTCCGACCCGACGCCACGTTCTGGCTCGTGCTGCTGGCGATCCTCGCGGGAGCGGTCGCACTCGCGCGTCCGTTCGTGACCGTCCCGGCGGAGCTGGGCGACCACACCATCCTCATCGTCGACGCGTCCGCATCGATGCTCGCCGACGAGGAGGGTCCGACCCGACTCGAACTGGCGCGACGGGAGGCAGACGAGCTCGTCGCGCGGATGTCACCGGGGCAGGAGATCTCGGTCGTCGAGGCGTCGAGTCGTGCCCGCGTGCTGCTGTCCGCCTCCTCGGACCCCGCCGCGATCCGGCGTGCGCTCCGTGCGGTCCGCCCCACCCACGGCGCCGCCGACCTCGTCGACGCGTTCACGCTGGCAGCAGCGCTGCAGCGCCCCGCCCAGTCGACCGTGCTGCACCTGCTGACCGACGGCGCGGTGCCGACCGAGGCGCAGGCCGCCGTGCCCGAGGAGCTGGTCGTGACCGCCGTGGGCATCGACCGACCGAACCTCGCCGTGACCCGCCTCTCCGCGGTCCCCCTCGGGGCGGGTACGAACCAGGCCCTGGTGCAGGTGCGCAACCTCGGCCAGCTCGGAGCGGACGCCGTGCTGACCCTGTCGGTCGACGGCATCGACGTGGTCGAGGAGACCGTCCACCTCGCGCCCCGCGGGACCGAAGACCGTGTGCTGACCGTGCCGGCTGGCGACGGCGAGATCCTGCGCGCCCGCGTCGAGCCGGTCGGGACCGACGTGACGGGAGTCGCGGTCGGTGATGCGCTCGGGCTCGACGACCAGGCGTTCGCGGTGCTGGCCGCGCCGCGCGAGCTCACGGTGATGATCGCCGGTCCCGGCAACGTGTTCCTCGAGGCCGCGTTCGCAGCGGTGCCGGGTGTGACCGTGCAGACCTCCCCCGTCGTCCCGACCAACCTGCTCGAGGTCGACCTGCTCGTGGTCGATCGTGTCGCCGCCCCGGGCGCCCCGACCCTGCCCACGCTCTACGTCGCTCCCGCCGAGCCACCGGCCGGCGTCGTCGCCTCCGGCGAGGTGGAGCTGCCGCCTGTCACGTTCCAGGATCCCGCCCACGAGCTGCTCGCGGACGTCGACCTGTCCGAGATCGCGATCGCGGCCGCGACGAGCTACGACGCGGCCGCGTTGGCGCAGGTCGTCGGCGGCCCCGACGGGGCGCTGGTGCAGGCGGGGCGGCTCGACGGAGCGCCGGTCGTGCTGGTCGGGTTCGACCTGCTCCAGTCCAACCTCCCTCTGCTGACGGCGTGGCCCGTGTTCGTCGCGAACGCGGTGTCGTGGCTCGCAGGCCCTCCCGCGACCGCTCCCGCCATCGCCGGTTCGACCGTGGCGCTTCCCGCCGATGCGCCAGGTGCGGACGGCGACGGAGCCATCACCGTGGCTCCACCCAGTGGCGACCCGGTCAGCGTCGATCCGCTGCGCCCCCAGCTGCTGGTCGACCAGGTCGGGGTCTGGCGCATCGAGGGCGGCTCCGACGCGGCACCCGCGGCGATAGCGGTCAATGCGGAGCCGACCGAGGCCGACCTCTCCCGAGCGCGCCCCGACCCCGTCGAGGCCCGCGCTGAGGCCGACGTGGTCCGATCGGGCGCGGCCGAGGGCCGCCGCAGCTTCGCCCCGTGGCTGGTGCTCGCGGTGGCGGTCCTTGCGGCCGCCGAGTGGCTGTGGGTCCACGTCGGACGGCGTTGGCGGTCGCGCCACGGCGGTTCGGGACGTGAGCGTGGACCCGTGCGGCGCGGTCGCTTCGGGCGGGGTCGGGGCGCGGAGCCCGCCGACGCCGCGGGAGGTGCGGCCTGA
- a CDS encoding DUF58 domain-containing protein: MSRLLSTDLVAGLSRFRLQARRRVAGRYAGGHASRRFGSSLDFADYREYVAGDDPRRLDLPAYLRLGRMLVKLYEAEDEAALRIVLDRSASMTFGDKLSAAQQVAAAFGVLATNGQDRVRLIAADGDAVAAGPWLRGPSAPYALEDQLLAAVSAVGGDEPAGRPDLVAALRRAHGEGPTGPVVLISDLLFDGWDEVVRTLAAGRGDALLVQVLGRDDLDPPERGDLRLVDAETGEEVEVGIAEDTLRQHAEVRDAWLDAIAEACGRHGVVLSRLVDDEPVDRLVFEALRRLGVVA; this comes from the coding sequence GTGAGCCGACTGCTGTCCACCGACCTGGTCGCGGGGCTGTCACGGTTCCGTCTCCAGGCGCGGCGCCGCGTCGCGGGGCGCTACGCCGGTGGGCACGCATCCCGTCGCTTCGGCAGCTCGCTCGACTTCGCCGACTACCGCGAGTACGTCGCGGGCGACGATCCCCGACGTCTCGATCTGCCTGCCTACCTGCGGCTGGGACGGATGCTCGTCAAGCTCTACGAGGCCGAGGACGAGGCGGCCCTGCGCATCGTGCTCGACCGTTCGGCGTCGATGACGTTCGGGGACAAGCTCAGCGCCGCGCAGCAGGTCGCGGCCGCGTTCGGGGTGCTCGCCACCAACGGTCAGGACCGCGTCCGGCTGATCGCTGCCGATGGCGATGCCGTAGCTGCCGGTCCGTGGCTGCGTGGCCCGTCGGCACCCTACGCCCTGGAGGACCAGCTCCTGGCGGCCGTGTCTGCGGTCGGGGGCGACGAGCCCGCCGGCCGCCCCGACCTCGTCGCCGCGCTCCGACGCGCCCACGGCGAGGGACCGACAGGGCCGGTCGTGCTGATCAGCGACCTGCTGTTCGACGGTTGGGACGAGGTCGTGCGCACGCTCGCGGCAGGGCGGGGCGACGCGCTGCTGGTGCAGGTCCTCGGGCGTGACGATCTCGACCCGCCCGAGCGCGGGGACCTGCGACTCGTCGACGCCGAGACCGGCGAGGAGGTCGAGGTCGGCATCGCCGAGGACACCCTCCGTCAGCACGCAGAGGTCCGCGACGCCTGGCTCGACGCCATCGCGGAGGCGTGCGGTCGGCACGGCGTGGTGCTGTCGCGTCTGGTCGACGACGAACCGGTCGATCGGCTCGTGTTCGAAGCGCTCCGGCGGCTCGGGGTGGTGGCGTGA
- a CDS encoding AAA family ATPase: MDADGFADLAGRVESEIRKVIVGQRELVRDVLAGLFAEGHVLLEGVPGLGKTVLLRTLGEALHLTFTRVQCTPDLMPADIVGTTVLGEAMEATFRQGPVFTQLLLADEINRATPKTQSALLEAMAERRVTVGGVTRDLPRPFFVMATQNPIEMEGTYPLPEAQLDRFLVKVLVPLPTADDLVDILDRTTGVDTPIAEPVATDRDLVAAIRLVREVPIASHVTRHVVDLVEASHPTSATAPDVVRRYVAHGSSPRGAQSLVLLSKVYALFDGRLQASVEDVRAAAYPCLRHRLVLGYEALPAGIVPDDVIDAVLEAVPVPGPPVKGAV; encoded by the coding sequence ATGGACGCTGACGGCTTCGCGGATCTCGCAGGCCGCGTCGAGTCCGAGATCCGCAAGGTGATCGTGGGGCAGCGCGAGCTGGTCCGTGATGTGCTCGCGGGCCTGTTCGCCGAGGGCCACGTGCTGCTCGAGGGCGTGCCTGGCCTGGGCAAGACCGTGCTGCTGCGGACCCTGGGCGAGGCGCTGCACCTCACGTTCACGCGCGTGCAGTGCACCCCGGACCTGATGCCCGCGGACATCGTCGGCACGACCGTGCTCGGCGAGGCCATGGAGGCCACGTTCCGCCAGGGGCCGGTGTTCACCCAACTGCTGCTGGCCGACGAGATCAACCGCGCCACGCCGAAGACCCAGAGCGCCCTGCTCGAGGCCATGGCGGAGCGACGCGTCACCGTCGGCGGGGTCACCCGCGACCTGCCGCGGCCGTTCTTCGTGATGGCGACCCAGAACCCGATCGAGATGGAGGGCACCTACCCGCTGCCGGAGGCCCAGCTCGACCGCTTCCTGGTCAAGGTGCTCGTGCCGTTGCCGACGGCGGACGACCTCGTCGACATCCTCGACCGCACGACCGGCGTCGACACCCCCATCGCGGAGCCGGTCGCGACCGACCGCGACCTCGTGGCGGCCATCCGACTGGTGCGTGAGGTGCCCATCGCGTCGCACGTCACCCGCCACGTCGTCGATCTCGTCGAGGCCAGCCACCCGACCTCGGCGACCGCACCCGACGTCGTGCGTCGCTACGTGGCGCATGGCAGCTCGCCGCGTGGGGCGCAGTCGTTGGTCCTCCTCTCGAAGGTGTACGCCCTGTTCGATGGGCGCCTCCAGGCGTCGGTCGAGGACGTCCGCGCCGCCGCCTACCCGTGCCTGCGCCACCGGCTCGTGCTCGGCTACGAGGCGCTGCCCGCCGGCATCGTCCCCGACGACGTCATCGACGCGGTCCTCGAGGCGGTCCCGGTTCCGGGACCGCCGGTCAAGGGCGCGGTGTGA
- a CDS encoding ABC transporter permease — protein sequence MKALAVNPVLRRELLERWRGRRTFVVLTAYVTTLALLMQLLWWWANHDIEQHARFAGFEDFALSPSLGRFLFDNLLGFVLLLVLFIAPGYAAAQIAGERERRTLSLLQVTLVRPWSIALGKLGASVAWLLLLVVAALPFGAATFFLGGVSAGDLAKGALALIVIAISLAAISLGISSFARRTSAAVVTTYGLVLFLTIGTGFGHLIETSVRELNFTGSTSMSLHLNPFYGVADAAGAARQLYVGRELPTLLSPFASQLPFGDGGMEHVMLEGGFVEGEFLDAPAFFEERIFEEQGFVGPDFVGFDEEPEDVWWRVLAIYAGLGLVGFVVAARRLRPDRVPPRYRRRVKGANGTLIEPLPDLTVDPPPATAAGDDEEVVR from the coding sequence ATGAAGGCCCTGGCGGTGAACCCGGTCCTGCGTCGTGAGCTGCTGGAGCGCTGGCGCGGCCGCCGCACCTTCGTGGTCCTGACCGCCTACGTCACCACACTGGCGCTGCTCATGCAGTTGCTGTGGTGGTGGGCGAACCACGACATCGAGCAGCACGCGCGCTTCGCCGGGTTCGAGGACTTCGCACTGAGTCCGTCGCTCGGGCGCTTCCTGTTCGACAACCTCCTGGGGTTCGTGCTCCTGCTCGTGCTGTTCATCGCTCCGGGGTACGCGGCGGCCCAGATCGCCGGGGAACGTGAGCGCCGGACGCTGTCGCTGCTGCAGGTGACCCTGGTGCGGCCGTGGTCGATCGCGTTGGGCAAGCTCGGGGCGTCGGTCGCCTGGCTGCTGCTGCTCGTGGTCGCCGCGCTGCCGTTCGGGGCGGCCACGTTCTTCCTCGGCGGGGTCTCGGCCGGTGACCTCGCGAAGGGCGCACTCGCGCTGATCGTCATCGCGATCTCCCTGGCCGCGATCAGCCTCGGGATCTCGTCGTTCGCACGCCGCACGTCGGCGGCGGTCGTCACGACCTACGGCCTGGTGCTGTTCCTGACCATCGGGACGGGCTTCGGCCACCTGATCGAGACGTCGGTGCGTGAGCTCAACTTCACCGGCAGCACATCGATGTCGCTGCACCTCAACCCCTTCTACGGCGTGGCAGACGCGGCCGGCGCAGCGCGGCAGCTGTACGTCGGCCGCGAGCTGCCGACGCTGCTGTCGCCGTTCGCATCGCAGCTGCCGTTCGGAGATGGAGGGATGGAACACGTGATGCTCGAGGGCGGGTTCGTCGAGGGTGAGTTCCTCGACGCGCCGGCGTTCTTCGAGGAGCGGATCTTCGAGGAGCAGGGCTTCGTCGGTCCCGACTTCGTCGGCTTCGACGAGGAGCCCGAGGACGTGTGGTGGCGGGTGCTGGCTATCTACGCCGGACTGGGCCTCGTGGGCTTCGTGGTGGCGGCGCGACGCCTGCGCCCCGACCGGGTCCCGCCCCGGTACCGCCGACGCGTGAAGGGCGCCAACGGCACCCTGATCGAGCCGCTGCCCGACCTGACCGTTGACCCGCCGCCCGCGACGGCGGCCGGTGACGACGAGGAGGTTGTGAGGTGA
- a CDS encoding ABC transporter ATP-binding protein: MTVRGLVKRYGHLRAVDALDLDVPSGAVFGLIGPNGAGKTTTMLAIVTLLTPDGGSIEVCGFDPTTDQREVRRRVGYMPDFFGTYDGLTCAEYLDFFASAYHLSGPERRRQVGDLLELVELSHKRDTDVSGLSRGMQQRLSLARALVHDPEVLVLDEPASGLDPRARVELREILLELSRQSRTILVSSHILAELEELCDQVGIIEAGKVLAQGTPDAIRATLASAITISIRILGDEATVERAVATIGRHGGTAIAITGNRINTELAGSEEAVADLLADLVTDGIRVVDFREARGGLEHLFLSVTEGIVR, translated from the coding sequence ATCACGGTCCGGGGTCTCGTGAAGCGCTACGGGCATCTCCGGGCGGTCGACGCGCTCGACCTCGACGTCCCCAGCGGGGCGGTGTTCGGTCTGATCGGGCCCAACGGGGCGGGCAAGACCACGACCATGCTCGCGATCGTCACGCTCCTGACCCCGGACGGCGGCTCGATCGAGGTCTGCGGGTTCGATCCGACCACCGATCAACGCGAGGTGCGCCGTCGCGTGGGCTACATGCCCGACTTCTTCGGCACCTACGACGGGCTCACGTGCGCCGAGTACCTCGACTTCTTCGCCAGCGCCTACCACCTGTCCGGGCCCGAGCGGCGCCGGCAGGTCGGCGACCTGCTCGAACTCGTCGAGCTGAGCCACAAGCGCGACACCGACGTGTCGGGGCTGTCGCGCGGCATGCAGCAGCGGCTGTCGCTGGCCCGGGCGCTGGTGCATGACCCGGAGGTGCTGGTCCTCGACGAGCCCGCGTCGGGTCTCGATCCGCGGGCCCGGGTGGAGCTGCGCGAGATCCTGCTCGAGCTGAGCCGGCAGTCACGCACGATCCTGGTGAGCTCGCACATCCTGGCGGAGCTCGAGGAGCTGTGCGACCAGGTCGGCATCATCGAGGCGGGCAAGGTCCTGGCCCAGGGCACCCCCGACGCGATCCGGGCCACGCTGGCATCGGCGATCACGATCTCGATCCGCATCCTGGGGGACGAGGCGACCGTCGAGCGCGCCGTGGCGACGATCGGACGCCACGGTGGCACAGCGATCGCGATCACCGGCAACCGCATCAACACCGAACTCGCCGGGAGCGAGGAGGCGGTCGCCGACCTGCTGGCGGATCTCGTCACCGACGGGATCCGGGTCGTGGACTTCCGGGAGGCGCGGGGCGGCCTCGAGCACCTGTTCCTGTCGGTCACGGAAGGGATCGTGCGATGA
- a CDS encoding NUDIX domain-containing protein, whose amino-acid sequence MAERIGVGEITGEEVPATPSATVMLLRGGDERLEVLMLERHLDSDFAGGAYAFPGGKVDDTDRSLDAGRWSGPEASELARELSCDAPADALGLHVAAVRETFEEAGVLLATSPDGPVDAALLATETYVEARRRLNVRGEPWDWRPWLAAEGLALDLSALALFSWWATPAGVHRRFDTRFFLAQLPDEQAEVAAHNHVETTGSRWIAPSEALAQAERGAVTIVYPTRKNLAALSAYPTAATAFAAAAARETDRRRVQPRIIRGPEGELLVQHPHGGPPEPG is encoded by the coding sequence GTGGCGGAACGCATCGGCGTCGGCGAGATCACCGGCGAGGAGGTACCCGCCACGCCGTCGGCCACGGTGATGCTGCTGCGGGGCGGCGATGAGCGGCTCGAGGTGCTGATGCTCGAGCGCCACCTCGACAGCGACTTCGCGGGCGGGGCGTACGCCTTCCCGGGCGGGAAGGTCGACGACACCGACCGCTCGCTGGACGCGGGGCGCTGGTCCGGCCCCGAGGCATCGGAGCTGGCACGGGAGCTGTCCTGTGACGCCCCAGCCGACGCACTCGGTCTCCACGTCGCCGCGGTCCGCGAGACGTTCGAGGAGGCCGGGGTGCTGCTGGCCACCTCCCCCGACGGTCCGGTCGACGCCGCGCTGCTCGCGACCGAGACGTACGTCGAGGCGCGGCGACGGCTGAACGTGCGCGGCGAGCCGTGGGACTGGCGGCCCTGGCTCGCGGCCGAGGGGTTGGCGCTCGATCTCAGCGCGCTCGCGCTCTTCTCGTGGTGGGCCACACCTGCTGGCGTGCACCGGCGCTTCGACACGCGCTTCTTCCTCGCCCAGCTACCGGACGAGCAGGCCGAGGTGGCCGCGCACAACCACGTCGAGACCACCGGTTCGCGCTGGATCGCGCCGAGTGAGGCCCTCGCGCAGGCCGAGCGGGGCGCGGTCACGATCGTCTACCCGACCCGCAAGAACCTCGCGGCCCTGTCTGCCTACCCCACCGCTGCCACCGCGTTCGCGGCCGCTGCGGCGCGCGAGACTGACCGCCGCCGCGTCCAACCTCGCATCATCCGCGGCCCCGAGGGCGAGCTGCTCGTCCAGCACCCCCACGGCGGCCCCCCCGAACCCGGCTGA
- a CDS encoding MBL fold metallo-hydrolase: MPTTVELDPRVTRVLAPNASPMTLDGTNTYLVGEPRAGVVLLVDPGPEDPEHLAAVEAAIAELDAEVALILVTHHHRDHAEAALAWASRFGCRVAAARPDVAGPDGLVLGAEDLVAMPGSGATVAVVATPGHSADHLAFRLPHGPLLTGDHILGRGTSVVAYPDGDLGAYLESLRRVLGVGPDALYPGHGPELVAGDATEVIAYYRAHREFRMRQIIAVLARAPHTPRELVARIYADVDRGLWDAAELSTRAAVEELQRQGVVALEEDIARLVDAGG, from the coding sequence ATGCCGACCACGGTGGAGCTCGACCCTCGGGTGACCCGCGTGCTCGCCCCGAACGCCTCGCCGATGACCTTGGATGGGACCAACACCTACCTCGTCGGCGAACCGAGGGCGGGGGTGGTGTTGCTGGTCGATCCGGGTCCTGAGGACCCCGAGCACCTCGCTGCGGTCGAAGCGGCGATCGCTGAGCTCGACGCCGAGGTCGCCTTGATCCTGGTGACCCACCACCACCGCGATCACGCCGAGGCAGCCCTCGCCTGGGCGTCTCGGTTCGGGTGTCGCGTGGCGGCAGCACGCCCCGATGTGGCCGGCCCCGATGGTCTCGTGCTCGGTGCCGAGGACCTCGTCGCGATGCCGGGTTCGGGCGCGACCGTGGCGGTCGTGGCGACCCCGGGACACTCGGCGGATCACCTCGCGTTCCGGCTGCCGCACGGTCCTCTCCTTACGGGCGACCACATCCTCGGCCGCGGGACCTCGGTCGTCGCCTACCCCGACGGGGACCTCGGGGCCTACCTCGAGTCGCTGCGACGCGTGCTCGGTGTCGGCCCGGATGCGCTCTACCCCGGCCACGGGCCCGAGCTGGTCGCCGGCGATGCCACCGAGGTCATCGCCTACTACCGCGCCCACCGTGAGTTCCGGATGCGCCAGATCATCGCCGTGCTCGCGCGTGCCCCGCACACTCCACGAGAGCTCGTGGCCCGGATCTACGCCGATGTCGACCGCGGTCTGTGGGACGCGGCGGAGCTGTCGACCCGGGCGGCTGTGGAGGAGCTGCAGCGTCAGGGCGTCGTAGCCCTGGAGGAGGACATCGCGCGGCTGGTCGACGCAGGTGGCTGA
- a CDS encoding universal stress protein — protein MYRDIVVGTDGSVTASEAVRRAVELGRATGATVHVVYIGAPDRSENILRQAVEPYPDDDVRTLHREGDPAEMLVKAATDLGAGCIVVGNRGMRGARRFVLGSVPNTVSHTAPCDVLIAATT, from the coding sequence ATCTACCGCGACATCGTGGTGGGGACCGACGGTTCAGTGACCGCGTCGGAGGCCGTGCGACGGGCGGTCGAGCTGGGTCGGGCCACGGGCGCCACCGTGCACGTCGTCTACATCGGGGCGCCGGACCGATCCGAGAACATCCTGCGCCAGGCCGTCGAGCCCTACCCCGACGACGACGTGCGCACCCTGCACCGCGAGGGCGACCCCGCGGAGATGCTCGTGAAGGCGGCGACTGACCTCGGCGCCGGCTGCATCGTGGTGGGCAACCGGGGCATGCGGGGCGCGCGGCGGTTCGTGCTCGGATCGGTGCCCAACACCGTCAGCCACACCGCCCCGTGCGACGTGCTGATAGCCGCCACCACCTGA
- a CDS encoding dynamin family protein: MAEFLDSFDVERGSLLQALRHFEEVWDRFLERRALEIEGQSVSDSLVTNELMLIRNDLEATSFTVGVFGLIKRGKSTLMNALVGRQVSEMHVTPETAVPVYCSYGETPEAEVHFADSSVRHVAVEDVAEYTSQKSNANNQLGVTYVHQRVPVGFLRNGTRLIDTPGLDDAHADEVYTERTMQELDICDAGVVVFLSPPNVSATEMRFLEHIVARNLKKTFLVCNMYPQHFYDVETRNAVLEYAGRKIVEATRRAGGTGEVRVYPVCALEAWNAQLEDDIDKWKRSGADRLMRELELYLTEVAGADVLADTARRIVELTKMAKSDVQVRLRLLDDPAQLAQRRVQLDGNVRELEAEYDRVVNSAMTELGPLKMRIRGMLLQPFSRAKGAVSRMQEVEELERFAGKFRREIEVAGEVASRNLADGFRTIADRVRAALEAQFHAVMSDFSPNIPEVNLGRGALLVAPEHLQELARAEDRKKQTAMAGAAGGALTGGGMAMLAIGGLLGPLGLLGGALVGWKLSGMLGGSGIERMREGMIQRLDEIADQLARDFDAQVDAGIETLRRAAARRRQMFAEDLYTQFDLVESLANDPALLDSYRLDGQRFIAAFDGCAERARQAVRVTVAA, encoded by the coding sequence ATGGCCGAGTTCCTGGACAGCTTCGACGTCGAACGCGGGTCGCTCCTGCAAGCGCTGCGTCACTTCGAGGAGGTCTGGGACCGTTTCCTCGAGCGACGGGCGCTCGAGATCGAGGGCCAGTCGGTCTCCGACAGCCTCGTCACCAACGAGCTGATGCTCATCCGCAACGACCTCGAGGCCACGTCGTTCACCGTCGGCGTGTTCGGACTCATCAAGCGCGGCAAGTCCACCCTGATGAACGCGCTGGTCGGCCGTCAGGTCAGCGAGATGCACGTGACACCCGAGACCGCGGTGCCGGTCTACTGCAGCTACGGCGAGACGCCGGAGGCGGAGGTTCACTTCGCCGACAGCAGCGTCCGGCACGTGGCGGTCGAGGATGTCGCCGAGTACACGAGCCAGAAGTCCAACGCGAACAACCAGCTCGGCGTCACCTACGTCCACCAGCGCGTCCCCGTCGGGTTCCTGCGCAACGGGACCCGGCTGATCGACACGCCCGGGCTCGATGACGCACACGCCGACGAGGTCTACACCGAGCGCACGATGCAGGAGCTGGACATCTGCGACGCCGGGGTCGTGGTGTTCCTCAGCCCTCCCAACGTCAGCGCGACCGAGATGCGCTTCCTCGAGCACATCGTCGCCCGCAACCTCAAGAAGACCTTCCTCGTGTGCAACATGTACCCCCAGCACTTCTACGACGTCGAGACGCGCAACGCGGTGCTCGAGTACGCGGGGCGCAAGATCGTGGAGGCCACCCGCCGCGCAGGCGGAACCGGCGAGGTCCGCGTCTACCCCGTCTGTGCCCTCGAGGCCTGGAACGCCCAGCTCGAGGACGACATCGACAAGTGGAAGCGGTCCGGTGCGGACCGGCTCATGCGCGAGCTCGAGCTGTACCTGACCGAGGTCGCCGGCGCGGACGTGCTCGCGGATACGGCTCGGCGCATCGTCGAACTGACGAAGATGGCGAAGAGCGACGTGCAGGTACGTCTGCGGTTGCTCGACGATCCCGCGCAGCTCGCACAACGACGGGTGCAGCTCGACGGGAACGTCAGGGAGCTCGAGGCCGAGTACGACCGCGTCGTCAACTCGGCGATGACCGAGCTCGGTCCCCTGAAGATGCGAATCCGCGGGATGCTGCTGCAGCCGTTCTCGCGCGCCAAGGGTGCCGTCAGCCGGATGCAGGAGGTCGAGGAGCTCGAGCGCTTCGCGGGCAAGTTCCGCCGCGAGATCGAGGTCGCCGGCGAGGTGGCGTCCCGCAACCTCGCGGATGGTTTCCGCACGATCGCCGATCGTGTCCGTGCCGCGCTCGAGGCGCAGTTCCACGCGGTCATGAGCGACTTCTCCCCCAACATCCCCGAGGTCAACCTCGGGCGGGGCGCGCTGCTGGTCGCTCCCGAGCACCTGCAGGAGCTCGCCCGCGCGGAGGACCGCAAGAAGCAGACCGCGATGGCCGGCGCGGCGGGCGGCGCGTTGACCGGCGGCGGCATGGCCATGCTCGCCATCGGTGGGCTGCTGGGTCCGCTGGGGTTGCTCGGCGGGGCGCTCGTCGGCTGGAAGCTGTCGGGGATGCTCGGCGGCTCGGGGATCGAACGCATGCGCGAGGGCATGATCCAGCGGCTGGACGAGATCGCCGACCAGCTCGCTCGCGACTTCGACGCGCAGGTGGACGCGGGCATCGAGACCCTCCGTCGTGCCGCTGCTCGCCGACGCCAGATGTTCGCCGAGGACCTCTACACGCAGTTCGATCTGGTCGAGAGCCTGGCCAACGATCCCGCCCTGCTCGACAGCTACCGCCTCGACGGCCAGCGCTTCATCGCCGCGTTCGACGGCTGCGCCGAACGTGCCCGGCAGGCCGTCAGGGTCACGGTCGCGGCCTGA